In a genomic window of Zonotrichia albicollis isolate bZonAlb1 chromosome 7, bZonAlb1.hap1, whole genome shotgun sequence:
- the MKI67 gene encoding proliferation marker protein Ki-67 isoform X1: MPRYGTIVVIKRNGTDGIVFPLTSTSCLFGRKSECDIRMRLPWVSNEHCRIQINENKEAVLTNLSSVNPTQLNGACIEQPVLLKHGDVLTIIDRSFRFEYPLQSTPKRKRSRSPKDETLQVLHVQQVAEVESLPKQPPGAKSVDASESKANAECEEKNANEEKQTPEKNLPEAFPVKLQTPKSSQRIHHVLKKQNEMSPFSKLYEKVKNELKVEKSLQRRSSSQQAAKGDAGSAPIPSQSCPFDLGSLAKRRESGRMENIEKCVIVRREEENSPGFKQLSAGGRAARRSFTRSPQGPVSQEVSAESSQGALQDPKGLNTPGSCRGAAVTPRPSRERQSSSLVLLEQCSIERFECPLQRAAAIPAVLGTPTATRRSPRSAGTPGTPGTPGHGALKLEPLAEMPAAACTIEDTQLPLPEEKSFKQRRNSKQQTPGKPAQEVLKEIWDQANLENSEVGYCETPAPLSDSKSPRRSSRESKEFLGKSAHSEALAAEGMLASPAGQTPGRKRGRQRSSGGLAGTALETDPAQEQHSSGRKAWAAPAELAMDRSHQQQGLEATSAAGAQRASGKRSPGSAELGDTEPGSEPKTLGLLHGGDSGKTKRISQKRKSGEMLPQTLGKRKRVSFGGHLSPELFDKSLPPNSPLKRGALPARRSFPHGTSPRAVLKKAQSLKLLLDQEEKSSPTACPAQHPLGASGPVPAPRAPVGSPFSISQPPTPCPTTEEDPEGESGAQGRSPRSAAAAQDGTASSARGAQLCPKGSARRSRGGAVAAISAKRRSGASSANLVVAKSWAEVVKLGVARAQPKTAKRTVHKGRALKRLNHPPKTPERKIKGHFSTGHAESPATIVVGRAYSTTVRSAGHVPKVVKNPRLKLNMDMDESFTGVPEMFQTPKAQGGRAFPLAAAQSADVTPPWAAGDISDLHTPEESGEMLVSPLNNSDASEQKQESPGIFHLLGEESSPSVCDETATKTPEKRKAVHKDPGDGLAVTPAKPAALGRSAGKRRTPKQKVEPAEVMSSKRKILRTPEQRSEAGEVLSGIKRLMKTPRQKPEPVEVLSGIKQLLKTPDQKLEPTEVLSGIKQLLKTPDEKLEPVEVLSGIKQLLKTPKQKLEPVEVLSGIKQLLKTPDEKLEPVEVLSGTKELLKTPDQKLEPAEVLSGIKHLMKTPKQKLQPAEVLPDIKHLLKTPKQKLEPAEVLPDIKHLLKTPKQKVEPVEALSGLRHLLRTPRRKAEPREELAGIKQLLSTPQQELEAVTDGIALKRLLETPAESRGAVKAVAAGSAGRRSPKLRSQPLQDMVGISRLFHTPKEKAQPVENTFGIQRLMKSPKEKHQPVEDFVGLQRLLAEPRQKSDSEVDYAGVSEMFGTPEEMKVRSVNAMDSQGEISPPGSNSSHKHEEKGEVCPGADCQEKDSAGEEQPAQRGRRARRAGNGGSSKEVPSPDSQEEMGVITPGNKGRARRTRPCLQGVVPKCPDQEGIDVVSSVEPPGAVQRAGRGKRKELKELKPPNEHLESCVEDSSVLQKAPADTKQSLQEGGTSEAEGDPGTKTGTGKAQSEMWQLQTGLNNPESKAEDSGEGLLSPRRRHRGMGNTEPGIAPRRGTRARNDQGKAASPGDPHGTSRKLRKDPSPKVSQKQEQAWDKAPEAVTAQESENGTQLELEATERRVKSLRSTRNRKHSAEIKVDTAGVALENTQNIQKTEETSSETDAEAQSHVKNKLKGSQGYETGNAQENTTEAARRLKAESPSAETNQMPASAQNVEANRARTRRGKKDSLEQKTEEFPENVNGLKPIAPKCESEVAECCLQDAVGPVCGSAAPGREGQPSPGAADRASPALGTHRRTRNERGILKAKQTETLQGNPAQNNAVLPRRGRGKKVNFQLEESSSKAIEGKSLPESDEGVTDKDNPCESSEIPPSLGRRSRRKQHDSIPQKASPAFVEKAASSADARQAEAGSALGAQDTAPRRGRSRRAAAASASTSPSVRARQGLLLQGTAKQVPLREEQNPALGKKTLNAPARDRRKKTDPAAEAGSATPRALSETQGEGTQEDQSVPLEAGSCAKEKAPGRGRRKEAALASHTSNSISLRGKRRLPAGDGEAAPKEEQDVPLETCDPSGKENPLRRSRRKEIAPLVEAKSSVQGNQVLSKQSGRKNNSREVKQSLDSSSQENTELVKESSRQAATPLPPTPTSLQGLPEDGKDRIPEEKSKVLDIAPPAKENPSRVSRKKTTSSTSEETISTSLRGKPNLPRGRAQKRALQESEDASAEDDPCQGRTRQLRGNRRKVEVSEAAAPAAPHRSSDLAGNGSALGAQHLSAAPTGSGEDQPGQGQEGAPAPQAAPTSGRRRRQQPAEDVPAKKLKPGNDENGSLQRGRRNKSKPGEEDARAAQSTAGMERRTRSSTRTRK; encoded by the exons ATGCCACGCTATGGAACCATCGTTGTCATTAAAAGGAATGGGACTGATGGAATTGTTTTTCCTCTCACCTCAACTTCTTGTTTATTTGGAAG GAAATCGGAATGCGACATCCGCATGCGGCTGCCCTGGGTGTCCAACGAGCACTGCAGGATCCAGATCAACGAGAACAAGGag gCAGTCCTGACCAACCTGAGCTCGGTGAACCCCACGCAGCTGAACGGGGCTTGCATTGAGCAGCCGGTGCTGCTGAAGCACGGGGATGTGCTGACCATCATCGATCGCTCCTTCAG GTTTGAATATCCTCTGCAATCAACACCGAAAAGGAAACGTTCCAGGTCTCCAAAAGATGAAACTCTGCAG GTTCTTCATGTTCAGCAGGTGGCAGAAGTGGAATCATTACCCAAACAACCTCCAGGAGCTAAAAGTGTTGATGCTTCAG aaagcaaagcaaatgctgagtgtgaagaaaaaaatgccaaTGAAGAGAAACAAACTCCAGAGAAAAATCTTCCTGAAGCTTTCCCTGTCAAACTCCAAACACCCAAATCTTCACAGAGAATACATCATgttcttaaaaaacaaaatgaaatgtctcCCTTTAGTAAACTCtatgaaaaagtgaaaaatgagCTGAAAGTGGAAAAATCTCTGCAGAGGAGAAGTTCCTCTCAGCAAGCTGCAAAAGGAGACGCTGGGAGTGCTCCCATTCCATCCCAGAGTTGCCCTTTTGATCTGGGCAGCCTGGCTAAAAGAAGGGAATCAGGCAGGAtggaaaatattgaaaaatgtgTAATTGtgagaagagaagaagaaaacagccCAGGTTTTAAGCAGCTGTCAGCTGGGGGGAGAGCTGCCAGGAGGAGTTTTACCAGGAGCCCTCAAGGTCCTGTTTCACAGGAGGTGTCAGCAGAGAGCAGCCAGGGTGCATTGCAGGATCCCAAGGGATTGAACACACCAGGCAGTTGCAGAGGTGCTGCAGTTACCCCCAggcccagcagggagaggcagagcagctcgctggtgctgctggagcagtgctCAATCGAGAGGTTTGAGTGCCCCCTTCAGAGGGCTGCTGCAATTCCGGCCGTGCTGGGCACACCCACGGCCACCAGGAGGAGCCCTCGCTCTGCAGGcacccctggcacccctggCACCCCAGGGCATGGGGCACTGAAGCTGGAGCCCCTTGCAGAGATGCCAGCTGCAGCGTGCACAATTGAGGACACACAGCTGCCTTTGCCAGAGGAGAAAAGCTTCAAGCAAAGACGCAACAGCAAACAACAAACACCAGGAAAACCTGCCCAGGAGGTGCTGAAAGAAATCTGGGATCAGGCAAACTTGGAGAACTCAGAGGTGGGATATTGTGAAACCCCTGCCCCCCTCTCTGATTCCAAGAGTCccagaagaagcagcagggaaAGTAAAGAATTCTTGGGCAAAAGTGCCCATTCAGAGGCATTGGCTGCAGAGGGGATGTTGGCATCTCCTgctggtcagacacctgggaggaaaagggggaggCAGAGGAGCTCTGGAGGGCTGGCTGGAACAGCACTGGAGACAGACCCtgctcaggagcagcacagctcaggcagaaaggcctgggcagctccagcagagctggccaTGGACAGGAGTCACCAACAGCAGGGTTTGGAAGCCaccagtgctgcaggagctcagagaGCATCAGGCAAGAGATCTCCTGGAAGTGCTGAGCTGGGAGACACTGAGCCTGGCTCAGAACCCAAAACTTTGGGCCTCTTGCATGGAGGAGACTCAG GCAAGACAAAAAGAATCTCTCAGAAGAGGAAAAGTGGTGAAATGCTCCCTCAGACTTTGGGCAAAAGGAAGAGAGTGTCCTTTGGTGGCCATCTGAGCCCAGAACTCTTTGATAAAAGTTTGCCTCCCAACTCTCCCCTGAAGAGAGGAgccctccctgccaggaggaGCTTCCCCCATGGAACCTCTCCTCGGGCTGTGCTCAAAAAGGCTCAGAGCTTGAAGCTCTTGTTAGATCAG gaaGAGAAGTCGTCACCCACAGCttgcccagcccagcatccccTGGGTGCCTCaggccctgtgccagcccccagagcccctgtgGGCTCCCCattctccatctcccagcccccCACTCCCTGCCCAACCACAGAGGAGGATCCTGAGGGGGAGAGTGgtgcccaggggaggagccccagatctgctgctgctgcccaggatggcactgccagctctgccagaggtgcccagctgtgcccaaagggctctgccaggaggagcaggggtggggctgtggctgccatCAGTGCCAAGAGGAGGAGCGGTGCCTCCAGTGCCAACTTAGTAG TTGCAAAATCTTGGGCAGAAGTGGTAAAACTGGGAGTTGCAAGAGCACAGCCAAAGACTGCTAAAAGAACTGTCCATAAAGGAAGAGCCCTGAAGAGATTAAACCACCCACCCAAG actccagagaggaaaataaaaggtcACTTCAGCACAGGTCATGCAGAGTCACCTGCCACCATAGTTGTAGGCAGAGCCTATTCCACCACAGTCAGGTCAGCTGGACACGTCCCCAAAGTGGTGAAAAATCCCAGGCTGAAGCTGAACATGGACATGGATGAAAGTTTCACAG GGGTGCCTGAAATGTTCCAAACCCCAAAAGCTCAGGGAGGACGAGCATTTCCtttggctgctgctcagagtgcTGATGTCACACCCCcgtgggctgcaggggacaTCTCTGACTTGCACACTCCTGAGGAGTCTG GAGAGATGCTGGTGTCACCATTAAATAATTCAGATGCTTCAGAGCAGAAGCAGGAGAGCCCAGGCATATTCCACCTTCTGGGAGAGGAGTCATCTCCATCTGTGTGTGATGAAACTGCCACAAAAACTCCTGAAAAGAGAAAAGCTGTGCACAAAGATCCTGGGGATGGTCTGGCAGTAACTCCAGCAaaaccagcagctctggggagatcAGCAGGGAAAAGGAGGACTCCAAAGCAGAAAGTGGAGCCAGCTGAGGTCATGTCAAGCAAAAGGAAGATTTTGAGGACCCCTGAGCAAAGGTCAGAAGCAGGAGAGGTTTTGTCAGGTATCAAGAGACTCATGAAGACCCCACGGCAGAAACCTGAGCCTGTAGAGGTTCTGTCAGGCATCAAACAGCTCTTGAAGACCCCAGATCAGAAATTGGAGCCTACAGAGGTTCTGTCAGGCATCAAACAGCTCTTGAAGACCCCGGATGAGAAGTTGGAGCCTGTAGAGGTTCTGTCAGGCATCAAACAACTCTTGAAGACCCCAAAGCAGAAGTTGGAGCCTGTAGAGGTTCTGTCAGGCATCAAACAACTCTTGAAGACCCCGGATGAGAAGTTGGAACCTGTAGAGGTTTTGTCAGGCACCAAGGAACTCTTGAAAACCCCAGATCAGAAATTGGAGCCTGCAGAGGTTCTTTCAGGCATCAAGCATCTCATGAAGACCCCAAAGCAGAAACTGCAGCCTGCAGAGGTTCTGCCAGACATCAAGCACCTcctgaaaaccccaaagcagAAGTTGGAGCCTGCAGAGGTTCTGCCAGACATCAAGCACCTCCTGAAAACCCCGAAGCAGAAGGTGGAGCCTGTGGAGGCTCTGTCAGGCCTCAGGCACCTGCTGAGGACCCCACGGCGGAAGGCAGAGCCACGGGAGGAGCTGGCAGGAATCAAGCAGCTCCTGAGCACCCCTCAGCAAGAGCTGGAAGCAGTCACAGATGGAATTGCCCTGAAAAGGTTGCTGGAGACtccagcagagagcaggggaGCAGTGAAAGCTGTGGCAGCTGGGAgtgcaggcaggaggagcccaaAGCTGAGATCGCAGCCCCTGCAGGACATGGTTGGCATCAGCCGCCTGTTCCACACACCAAAGGAGAAGGCACAGCCTGTGGAAAACACCTTTGGCATTCAGAGACTGATGAAGTCTCCTAAAGAGAAACATCAGCCAGTGGAGGATTttgtggggctgcagaggctcctggcagagcccaggcagAAATCTGATTCTGAAGTGGACTATGCTGGTGTGAGTGAAATGTTTGGTACCCCCGAGGAAATGAAG gTCAGATCAGTAAATGCTATGGATTCTCAGGGAGAAATTTCACCTCCTGGTTCTAATTCCAGTCATAAACATG aagagaaaggagaagttTGCCCAGGTGCAGATTGCCAAGAGAAGGACTCAGCTGGGGAAGAGCAGCCTGCCCAGAGAGGCAGAAGGGCCAGGAGGGCTGGAAATGGTGGCAGCTCCAAGGAGGTGCCAAGCCCTGAcagccaggaggagatgggagtgATCACACCTGGAAACAAGGGAAGAGCAAGGAGGACAAGGCCTTGCTTACAAGGAGTTGTTCCCAAGTGCCCTGATCAGGAAGGGATTGATGTTGTTTCATCTGTGGAACCACCTGGAGCTGttcagagagcagggagaggtaAAAGGAAAGAGCTGAAGGAGTTAAAACCTCCAAATGAACACCTGGAGTCGTGTGTGGAAGATTCCTCAGTGCTACAAAAAGCACCTGCAGATACCAAACAGAGTTTGCAggagggtggcaccagtgaggCTGAAGGTGACCCAGGCACCAAGACAGGAACTGGAAAGGCTCAGAGTGAAAtgtggcagctgcagacagGTTTGAATAACCCTGAGAGCAAAGCTGAGGACAGTGGGGAAGGGCTCCTGTCACCGAGGAGGAGGCACAGAGGAATGGGGAACACAGAACCAGGGATTGCTCCAAGGAGAGGGACACGGGCAAGGAATGACCAAGGGAAAGCAGCTTCTCCAGGAGACCCTCATGGAACAAGCAGGAAGCTTCGtaaagacccctccccaaaggTTTCACAAAAACAGGAGCAGGCTTGGGACAAAGCTCCTGAGGCTGTCACAGCACAAGAATCTGAAAATGGCACTCAACTTGAACTAGAGGCAACAGAGAGAAGAGTGAAGTCTCTTAGAAGTACAAGAAACAGAAAGCACTCAGCTGAAATCAAAGTAGACACTGCTGGGGTCGCACTTGAAAATACACAAAACATTCAGAAAACTGAGGAAACATCAAGTGAAACTGATGCTGAAGCACAATCCCATGTGAAAAATAAGCTGAAAGGATCTCAGGGATATGAAACAGGAAATGCTCAGGAAAATACAACAGAGGCAGCTCGAAGATTAAAGGCAGAGTCACCTTCTGCAGAGACAAACCAAATGCCAGCCAGTGCTCAGAACGTGGAAGCAAACAGGGCTAGAACCAGGAGAGGCAAAAAAGACTCTTTGGAGCAAAAAACTGAGGAATTTCCTGAAAATGTGAACGGCCTAAAACCAATTGCTCCCAAATGTGAGTCAGAAGTGGCTGAGTGTTGTCTGCAGGATGCTGTGGGCCCTGTGTGTGGCAgtgcagccccgggcagggaggggcagcccagcccaggtgctgctgacagggccagtcctgctctgggcactcaCAGGAGGACCAGGAACGAACGGGGAATCCTTAAAGCAAAGCAAACTGAAACCCTGCAGGGCAATCCAGCACAAAATAATGCAGTGCTGCCTAGAAGAGGAAGAGGtaaaaaagttaattttcagCTTGAAGAAAGCAGTTCCAAAGCAATTGAAGGAAAAAGTTTACCTGAGAGTGATGAAGGGGTGACTGACAAAGATAATCCATGTGAGAGTTCCGAAATTCCTCCTTCActgggaaggaggagcaggagaaaaCAACATGATTCCATCCCACAGAAAGCTAGTCCTGCCTTTGTGGAAAAAGCAGCATCAAGTGCAGATGCCAGGCAAGCTGAGGCAGGATCAGCGCTGGGAGCACAGGACACGGCCCCGAGGCGGGGCCGGAGCCGCAGGGCGGCCGCAGCCTCAGCCAGCACATCCCCCTCAgtcagagccaggcaggggctgctcctgcagggcacTGCCAAACAGGTGCCACTGAGAGAGGAGCAAaatccagctctgggcaagaAAACTCTGAATGCACCAGCAAGGGACAGAAGGAAAAAGAcggatccagcagcagaggcaggtaGTGCAACTCCTCGTGCCTTGTCAGAGACTCAAGGTGAAGGTACTCAGGAAGACCAAAGTGTGCCTTTGGAAGCAGGGTCCTGTGCCAAGGAGAAGGCACCAGGAAGGGGCAGAAGGAAAGAAGCTGCTCTGGCATCACACACAAGCAATTCCATCTCTCTGCGAGGGAAGCGCAGGTTGCCCGCAGGTGATGGAGAAGCAGCTCCCAAAGAAGAGCAGGATGTTCCCTTAGAAACTTGTGATCCatctggaaaggaaaatccactgagaagaagcaggaggaaggaaatTGCCCCCTTGGTAGAAGCCAAGAGTTCTGTTCAGGGAAACCAGGTCCTGTCAAAACAAAGTGGTAGGAAAAATAACAGTAGGGAAGTTAAACAGAGTTTGGACAGTTCTTCCCAAGAAAATACAGAGCTTGTAAAAGAGAGCTCGAGGCAAGCAGCCACTCCACTGCCTCCTACTCCCACCTCACTGCAGGGTTTGCCAGAAGATGGTAAGGACAGAATTCCTGAAGAAAAAAGTAAAGTTTTAGACATAGCTCCACCTGCAAAAGAAAATCCATCAAGAGTGAGCAGGAAGAAAACAACTTCTTCCACTTCTGAAGAAACAATTTCCACTTCTCTCAGGGGAAAACCCAACCTGCccagaggcagagctcagaaGAGGGCTCTTCAAGAAAGTGAAGATGCATCTGCAGAAGATGACCCATGCCAGGGGAGAACAAGGCAGCTGAGAGGCAACAGGAGGAAGGTGGAGGTgtcagaggcagctgctcctgctgctccccacagaAGCAGTGACTTGGCAGGCAATGGCAgcgctctgggagctcagcattTGAGTGCAGCTCCCACTGGTTCTGGAGAggatcagccaggacagggccAGGAGGGCGcccctgctccccaggcagctcccacCTCTGGCAGGAGGAGGCGCCAGCAGCCAGCAGAGGATGTGCCAGCCAAGAAACTGAAACCAG GGAATGATGAAAATGGGTCTCtccaaagaggaagaagaaacaaaagtaaacctggagaagaggatgcaagggcagctcagagcactgcagggatggagaggaggACAAGATCCAGCACAAGAACAAGGAAATAG